aaactgcaagttcagtttcagataagaaactgcaactttcagaggcagagcatttatattaacacggccttttcaaacagggttaacatcatgttggaagttttattcatggtcgaaaatggaactaccagccagttaacatcatgctgatcaacattcatgcatagcacatcttcatatgatgcacagtcaaaatgcccacacaatgtcgagtgtgcgaaacacagagaaaacgagggacgaagttttggcaagtgttggacgtggttttgggctgccccgtctaggctttcatttttaacatgcgcagcccacgacctcggatgggaggtccataggcctgtttgtattttcttagggccgtcatgtatcgaccggcctatggacctcccatccgaggttttatttttggcagcccaatttatgtatttttttgaagaaaacgcagaggtctgttctatttttctatataagaataggaacgccaggtccaacttatgtttcccttctaactatattatatatatttaaattattttatatgttattatatattatttttattgtcatcatatatttaacagatacttacatatgtaagaaaacaatatcccacatcttattaacttataaaaataatttcttaacaaataaaatcctggattgttttggcacgaaaatcctagtgattgtgtacaaaagcttggtaagatttaaggacgaatgtaataatatcacttattatttaaatatatttataacaaaatgctcagcccctttttattttttgataacattgctggcccaacccaacattataattagaatcagcccagcaaaatcgtgtatttcgagaaagtgcaaatggcctgtaattttttaggaaataaaataaatgggccgcatggacgctacattatttgttcacccagcccagctaatggctgtaattcaaaaaaaagatcaaattgactgtaaattctaccgcgcaaaaaaagactgtaaattctgaaaaaatgggttgaatacgtgccacatttttggaggctgaaatgtgggccaataggtcgaagccaacgcaagtcgttgtcaatttagtcaacaaatgattctgacttgttagccgttggatttacatccaacgaccgacatccatcttcaatctctcgtcttcttcctccagcgccgccgggaccacctcccgcctcctgctgctagcagctctgcttagcacgcttcgctatgaagcgctactccaccgttggccaggccatccctccacccctccacacctcctgttcttctccaccgactgccgaaccacaccgcactagaaccagttaaccctcgtacacctctccgtctgcgactctactcccgcgtcttcccatctccggctcgttgctgtttggggcctcgccgtcgtccaccaccttggtcaacgtgctcaacgaacgacaccatcggaagtagactgtgcgtggagaggctgacagctgggtccacggctgcacacaaggaaatgcctccttattacgcacaaaataatgattcttccacctgacatctgggacccaccggaagggcctctgtatttcgcgaaaataacgtgccccccgctgacatgtcggacccaccagctatcttcgcacgcaaggaagtgcctccttattacgcacaaaaaatgaatactccccctgccagctggaacccagcatagtgggaggctgacttgtgggcctaccaagttgacggggacggagggctttgtcaacttagtcaatatgaacgattctagctcctattaccgtacgatgttcatccaacggccgtagtgcttcttcaacctctggtcttcttgctccagccgcccaaaccagcgccggtcgtgccgcgtgctcctgcctcccgtggccggctgtgatgccgcggaggcctcaccgccccttactactcccaccgttggccaggccatccctctactcacccacaccccctgttattttgcggcgacagcagcctcacaccgcagccaaaccagtgaaccctcgtactcctcttcgcgtgggcatccactgctgcgtcttccccggctccgagttgtccccttcctagtcctcgccgtcgtccaccgccgtggtgctctcggcgcggcgtggtcaacgtggttaaggaacgacttccatcggatgtggactgtacgtggagaggctcacagctgggtccacggccgcagcaaggaagtgcctccttattacgcacaaaataatgattcctccaactgacagcggggacccaccggacgggccaccgtatttcgtgaaaaaaagtttccccctgactgctgggacccaccagctacatcttcgcacgcaaggaagtgcgtccgggcaaaaaaataattcgcccccctgactgctgggacccaccagctacatcttcgcacgcaaggaagtgcgtccgggcaaaaaaaacgattcacccccctgactgctcggacccaccagctacatcttcgcacgcaaggaagtgcctgacagtcgggacccacctggtcgaagcatacgtagcgttgtcattctggtcgcgaacgtgtacgtacatatatactggtggatgtagaggcgcgcacgtgtcatagtagaggcgcgtacgtgtcgtagtagaggcgcgcacatagcatgtacacgtacgtacaacggctagggtgcaagaaagaaaatacggccacgtatgtgtacatacgggcggggtctcgaacgcctactcgcgcatacgtacggccagggctcgtgtacatggctgggtcggaacggagaaacagcgtcgtcgtcgtgttcatggggaggcaacggaatgcgtcgtgttcatggggaggcaacggaatgcgtcgtgtttatggggaggcaacggaatgcatcgtgttcatcgggaggcaacggaacgcgtgggagccaaccggctgggtcggaacggaatgcgtggtcgtgttcatcgggagggcttggacggaacatgcgatggaaacgaggcctggcataccgcaaaacgaaggaaacgaacctcctacgttcggaacggggtcctgttgatcgggaggggtgtggcgtaccgcaaaacgaaggaaacggacctcctacggtcaaaacgggggtcctgttgatcgggaggggtgtggcgtaccgcaaaacggacgaaacggacctcctacgttcgaaacgggggtcctgttgatcgggaggggtgtggcataccgcaaaacggacgaaacggacctcctacggtcgaaacgggggtcctgttcatcgggaggggtgtggcgtaccgcaaaacgggactccacgggatactgttcatctccaccgtcgacctcctccagcctccacgggctcctgttcatccagcctccaccgcgcgctactccaccggctactgttcaaccacccctccacgggcacccctccaccatctactgttcatccagccctccacaccatggggtcctgttcaaccacccctccacgggcacccctccaccgtctactgttcatccagccctccacaccacggggtcctgttcatccagaggcaaagccaccgctcactgttcatccaaccccccccccccggcaacgctcactgttcatccaatcgatcggcttcagttagctgcagtagcgaaggaatcgctcgatcgggttcagttaacagccatcgatcgatcgctcgggttcagtaacgcgtagcctgcagtgcaatcgctcgggttcagttagaacccaacgcctcgctcgggttcagttagagccaacgcctcgcacacacgcgcgtacgtgtacaagagaaacgcgcatcgctcagcccccgacctcccaccataaccgagaactccccgaaattttcctcgccctcgcttctaccacggttttttccgtcatggacggcccaaagaatgtcatgcagctgcgtctccggcccgcccaggacgaaaagcccattttctgtcatgattttttctcatagaagtaggagcccaccacatctatgatgataccgggttttgacacaattatcgtcatagaagtgtcatatgtatgacagaaaaaaattcgttcggcccaaaatgtcacggatgtgtcttttttttgtagtgtgtagtgCACGTGAGGGGTGAGCTGGCTAAAACGATTAACATTAAGCATGCGGTAAAAAAAGCTAATACCCGACCATTGTCGTCGCACCTTGGGTAGATCATGAGTTGTTGACACAGGTGGCAGGATTGCAGGGACGACCGCCGATGGCGAGGAAGACGTGGCACCATACGATGGCTGCATGGCGACCCCAGGAGGCGAGCGACGGGCACCCCCCAGAGGCGGTGTCCGGGGGAAGCAGATCAGCATGCCCTTCTTGTGGAAGTCGCCCATGGAGGAGATGAGGTTGGTGACGTCAGGCGAGGCGACGGTGAAGGAGAAGCATGAGTCCCCGTCATCCGTGACGTTGAAGTGGTGGTGGACGCCGCCGAAGAGGCTAGCGAGGATGAGGCCCATAGAGGTGGCATCGAGGGCGAATGGAAACTGAATGACGTGCGCGTACATGCGGCATCCGTACGTCTGGTCTGATGGATGAATGGAGATTGAAGATCGAAGTTGTGACCAAGTCACTCCCTCGAAGTGGAGACCCAGGTCGTCTGGAATTTGGAGCAGTTGTGCAAGCGACATACAAGTCGCAACAGTCTGGGATGGAGGTGGAAGCGGGGGCAGGGTTCTAGAGAAAGAGAATGCATAGTTGCGGTGGCGGATTGTGGTTTGGGCGAGGATGATCTCGGCGACACGTGCAGAGGCAACATGAAAGCGAGAAACAAGGGGAGAGCCTTGGCCACGAAGAAATCAGCAGCACTACCACCAAGAGCGGCTTGAAGAAGAGCGGCAACTACAATGGCATCAAGGTGGCGGTTGGCAAAGCCGAAGACGATGTAGAGCGGCGAAGCGAGGTGCAGAGCTGGGGTGGTGATGTCGAGGCGGAGGTAGTAGCAGCAATCATCCTCAAACTCTAGGCCCATGGCGTTGCCGCACCCCAGGAAGTAGCGGAGAGCAACCTGGCCGGCTTTGACATAGGGCAGGTTAAAGAACGGCGAGGGGGGTGCAATAGAGGGGAGGAACTCGTCGAGAGGATTGGTGGCGAGGGCTAGGGCCGGTGGGTTTGTGGTGGCCAGAGCGTGGCCGGAGGCCggtgtgggaggaggaggagggggtgcggGTGCGGAAGCGAGAGCGAGAGCCATCCTTTCACTCCTCATCACATTTAGATCTCGTGTGGAACCCGACTATATAAGCCCGGTATAATAATGAGTAAAGGAAGAAGTTTATTTCTAATATAATTAATCATTATAGGTAGGGTTCTACCTTCTTCTTCTCCCGTAATGAGATCTAGTTCGCCTCCATCAAGGCGATCTCGCTCCCCAAATCCACAAAATATAGATTGGGGTCCTGACAAGAACATGGGAGTGTATCCATTGATGAGTGTGAACTTAGAAGTTAGGGCGCTAAAAGCTCCTTCTACTAGCATTTGTACCAGATATAAGAATTCAATCTTGACGGCCCACGATCTACTAAGGAAGTGAAGCAGGCACTTTTCGGATGTACCCAACAAAGGCCCTTGGCCCAGATGTCCCAGGTGACTTCATTTTCCCACTGTGCCAGGATATCCGTGGATGTGAGGTTTTTAGAATGGGGGCTTGTGAAGAGCCCGAACTTAGATTAACAAAGTCATCATTCAACCTATATTACAATGATTAACAACATGCCAACACGCCAAACGATACAAAGTGGTGAGAAGAACCTCTAACAAAGCATATCAAAGTCAAGctaaaacaaagaaaacaaagcaTTTCTACACTAAACACAAGCACATATTTGCTAAAACTATCAGCACCCGTCCACGATTTGACGGGCGGCCCTAAGCATCGAGAATTAGCACATCCGAGGAGTCCACCCTAGGAGCAACCTTTGATCGCATGCGCCTAACGACTAGCGAAGGTTTGCCGACTTGAAACAATAGAGAAAAGCACTGCATGTATGAGAGAAAGCTTTCCCAGTAACTATCTTCGTCGGCGGCATGGAGAAGGGTGAGGAAGAATGATGTCGTCGGCTGGGGTCGGGGTCACCCTCGAACGAGAACGGCAAGAAAATCGAAAAGTTCTTATTCAAGAGACTCTGGAGATGAGATATCTCGAATTGCCTTCATATAAAATTCATATATGACCCAGAGATTGTCACGCGAGAGTGAGGCGGATTGGGCCTCATAGAAAGAGCTCTTAGGTGGAAACAAGGAATGCTGGAAATTAAATCAATGTAGATGCAACTATTTTACACTAAGACATCGAAGGGTGCAGCAATGACTATTTTTAGGCACGAGCATGGGATTTTATCAAGTGCTTTGGCTACAGTCTATGAGGGAATTTTCGATCCAGTTTTGGTAAAAAGCTATGGCCTGCGGTGAAGTGGTATCTTCAACGAATGTTGTTCACTTGAATTATGCGCAGGTGGCTATGGATTGTTCGACAGTGGTAAATGATATTAATTCAAGCTCCCTCTATCCGGTGCAATTTTGAAGGAGATCGCGGTGTAGAAGAGCCACTAGGCAAGCGTAGAGTTTGGACATGGAGGATGAGAAATAAATTTAGCAACGTGTATCCCCGCGCATTTTGAATTGACAAAGTCATTTGCAATTCAAAGCAAAGAAACATGATGATTTCTATTCAGGTTAAACAAATTGGAGTACACAAGAAAACCCTTTATTTCCTTGCCTCAATGCGTTTTTCTAACACAAAGGTGATTTCCGCGCCTCAGTTTTTGTTTTGAAGGACGGACATTAGTACTGTGGTGGTGGTGGCGAAATGAATGCATTTGGCACTCATAAATCATGCCACCAACCAGTGTAGTGTGTAGCCATGGTGGAGCTTCGCACTCGGCTCAACCACACTCTCCCTAGTTCCCACCAATGATGCGCCGCAGCCTCACTTCCACTCGCTGCTGCCATGTgcgcacctcctccacctcctcctcctacgCACTGAGACGGTGAGAAGCAGAGGCAAGGGAGAGCGGGAAGAACGCCATGCGCGcgcatcgcccgccgccgccgccgggcggtTCCCCGGCGCCGGCGCCCTCTCCGTCCCCGTACCCGTCGCCAATGCCGTCCCCGACAGCGGCATTTCAGGGTGGGCTCATCAGCTCGCCGCCTTCTCCCTCTGCGGTCGCGTCGCCTGGATCGGCACCCGTGCCTGCGCCAGCGCCGGAGCCTAATGCGGTGCTCGCGTACACGGGCGCGCGGCGAGGCGGGGGTGGCATGAGCCCGCCGCTCATCGCCATGCTGGCGGTGGTGGGGGCGGCGCTGCTGGTGGTGCTCTACGCGCGGCTGGCCAGGCGCGTGGTCCGAGCCGTCCGGCAGCGGTGGCGCggttggaggaggcggcggcggctgctgatGCTCCCGCTCGGCTCCCCGGCGAACGACTCCTTCGCGTCCTTCACCACCTACGACAACTTCTACCACACCTTCTCGCCGTACGGCCTGGACGACGCGGCCATCAAGTCGCTGCCCTCGGCGCAGTTCCTCAAGGCGGAGGCCGCGCGCGCGAGCGCCGGCGCACGCGACTGCGCCGTGTGCCTGCTTGAGTTCGCcgacggcgacgagctccgcgcgcTGCCGCTGTGCGCGCACGCCTTCCACGCCGACTGCATCGACGTCTGGCTCCGCGCGCACGCCTCCTGCCCGCTCTGCCGCGCCGCCGTCGCGCTCCCGCCCCCCGTCTCCTCCCCGCTCCGCTCTGCCCGACGCGTTCGCCCCAGCCTCGACGACCTCCTCTTCTTCCACCCCGTCCCGCCGCCTCCCCAAAACGacgccggcgccctgccggagaTCACCCCGGCGAGTCCCGATCAGCTCAACCCGAGGGACTTCCTCCTCAAGCGCTCCTACTCCTTCGGCTTCGAGCGCAACATCGCCACGGAGGCCGCGTCCACAGCATCCCCTTCCTGGCGCTACcgcttgggcggcggcggcggcgaaggcgccAGCGGCCGAGGCCGAAGCTTCTGGAGCAAGCGCTGGCCGTCTCCATTCGGCGGCGTCGGGGGCTCCGCGGCGGCCGCAGCCCGTGTCTTCTCGTTCCGCTCGGCCGCGGGCAAGTCCTCCCCCttcgcccgccgccgcgccggcgcAGCCCCCGCAGGAGGCGGGTTTTTCATGTCCCTGTCCTCCGAGCCCCCGTCCATCGCCGCGGCGAGGCGGAGCAACCGCGCGTCGAGCCGGCTCCGGTGCGGGGACCCCGAGGCGCTGCTCTCGCCGGACCGTCTCAGCCGCTGACCCCAAGAAAACCTCCCACCGCCGGCTCCGGCGGTGGTGACCCCTCCGCTGCCGGTGTCGTGCACTGTCCTTGCGCGccgcggtggtggtggtgggccTGCGTTGCGTGGACAGAGAGGGAGGCAGCAGTAATGGCGCGTTAAATGCGCGGCCTGCCGAGGTTTTAATGGCGGGAGGACGAGGCGTGTCCTGTTGTGCGCAGGCCTCGACGCGTTCGAAATTTTCAACCCGAAATTTTGACCAAATGCTCATCGTGGACCGCGCGGTGCGGTGGTAAACCAAGTCGGTGGCCATCTGAGCCGTCCGATCAGAAAACGAACGGCTCTCGGCGACGAAGGCGATGGACCGGAGCGTTCGTTTTCTCGTCGGACAGCTCAAATGGAGGGCAGCAGTGGAACCTTTGCCATGTGTTCTTCTCTACCGGTAGAAAACTCAGTTATATAGAAGCAGTGTGTTTGAGTTTAAGAAGTCGGCGTCCTATTTGTGGTATTATATATTTGTTCACAAATATTTGTCAAATTTTTCTGCAAGAAAAAGAATATTCATCTTCGTTGACCGGACTATATCTTCGTAGGTATGAATTTTATGGTATTTGTATGTTTACATCTGCATATTTTTTGAACATTCTCTTGTGCTGTCGTGAGCTTCCCCAAATGTCGTGTATTGCGGCTTTTTCACGGGTCCATCCTATTGCCGGATGGGTCATTCGCTTCGAATGGTTTGGCGGGTGCTGGCATGGTGTTGCGAGATGCGTCGGGAGCCACCGTGATTTCAGCATGTAGAATTGTTCTCGTGTAGAGATGCATCGGAAGCAGAATTAAGTGCGTGATGGAATTTTCAAAAACAAAAAGTGCGTGATGGAGAACCGAGCTGCCTGTCGAGCTGGAGGTGGATTCCCTTGAGTTGATCAAGCTTGTGCTGTCCAGCGACAGTGAAAGATAAATTTATGCGTATCTAATCAAAGACATTAAGCATATGATGAGTTGATCAAGCTTGTGCATATGATGAGCATCCGTGAAACTAGTATTACTCGTATCCGTAGACCCCAAAATAAAGTTAGTAATTATTTAGCTATTTTCGCTAGAGAGGAAGGAAGACCTATGACTTGGTTAGGCCCTGGTCCTCCTAGAGTTTTGGAACTTGATCTTTTGATTGTAATCATGCCGGGGTTTGAGTAATACAAGTttcagtttgcaaaaagaaaagaaaaaactattgtCGGATATGCTGTCACATATTGCCACACTCTACCTACACCAAACCACCTCCCCCGTCCTATTTTGATTGACAAGCGAAAAAAATTGAACATACATTCTGGCTAGTTTGGATTTTCATTTTGCGAGCTCTTAGTattcacatatactccctccgttcggaattacttgtcgcagaaatgaatgtatctagatgtattttagttctagatacattcatatccgagacaagtaattccgaacggagggagtaaaagttTGTGGTTCTTCGCACGATTGGATTTTCAGTTGCCGAACTCTACGCATTTCTTTATTGAAATACAAATTAAAATAGTACTACATAATAGTAGAAACACACTGAAAAACAATTCAATAACATATGCTTAGTTTTTGTAAAACGGCTATTTCAATTTGTGGGTGCCACAAATATCAAATATAATTATCTAAAACAACAAATAACTACACACTAATTTGTTATTGCAGACCATAGAGTTTTGATTCCTTGGCACAACTCATGAACATAACTCGTTCTCTTCATGGATGTTGGCTCACGGGTTTGTCATTTGTAGACATCCTTGCACATACATCTGATGTTGCCTCTAGTTTTTCCAAATTTCGTCGTCCGGTTATTCCTTCCTAAAGTTTTTCTATGTTGCAAGAAAGTCTTCTTATGCTCCCGAGCTCATTGAGCTTTGGGGTGAACAGTAAAAAATTGGATTTCTTTTaggtaaactttgacaaatgttttgagtGTTTgaaaatttcatcacgaaatgacATTCGTAGAAGTCATGGTAAAAAGAcaaaatcagcactccaaaatgcttccacgaatgtcattttgTGATAAAAGTTTGCAAGCACACAAAAAAATTGTCAAAGTTGCCACagtaaaatttcagattttttttatgaATTTCCTTACTCTTTTTCAGACTTTATTGTTCATCAGAGAGCATTTGAGCTCAGGATTAGATACTGAGGACTAGGTTGCATTGCTTCTGTCTTCATAGGTTGCCCTctttctttcttgccatgggatccACCGCGTCAATTCACCAGCGTCTTCTATTCAATAGATACTTTTACATAGCTCGTCCTATTGAATTGCTACATCAACATTATTGAGTCTTcgaaacatttttcttttcttttctatttcttttttcgaaaaggaggttgAAACCCCCAGCTCctgacaaaaacatacatcaaacaATCCGAAGctaccactcacacctacaaactcgacATTATGGAATGCCGTCATGCCCCACTATCAGtagatgcacacaaccatttttTAGTATTTGAAACCTAACATTATTGCCAGTTGTTGGTGGGCATTCTTGGTATTAATCCATCGTCAATTTTGTCTTGCGAGGAGGAACCTCCTCTCGGCGGTCTGGCGACCTGCTGTCCCATCTTATATTTGTTTTCCTCGCTTGTTGCCACACAAAAAAGGGTGAGAGAGAAAGAAAAGATGATTGTAGAGAAGGGATTGAGAAGGAATTTTTTACCACGAGCACAAGAATTCAAACAAATGAATATTAAGGTATGGAAGGCACTGTTCTAGAGGTGTAGTGATCTTCATTGAAATGGAAAAGGTGTATTTACAAATAAAGAAGAAAAACAACAACCTAATTAATATGGCCGATGGATCCTCTATACAAGTTTGATTTTATTCGGGTGGCTTTATGTAGACTTGTAAATCCACTTTAAATCTAGTTTTAGCTCCCGCTCAATAGTTTTCACTCACCCCTCAACTGCTTTAACTCTCTTCTCAATTTTGCCTCTAAACCTTTAGGGACTCTTATTGTTTTTCCCTTCAACGTCATTTCATCTATGATTTTTAAGAAACACAGCTTACGGCATAgaagcacacacacacgcacacacataaaCACCTACTAAAATTTGAGTGGTTTGATTTCTCATGGGCCGAGGGTACCACCGCCCTCCTAACTATACAACCACTTTTTCGAAAAGGGacactttattacttaaaaggtttaagcattacacccggcctctgcataactaggatgcacacagccaaacaaagTCCTCTTGCACAAACGAAAAACTAAAAAGGCGAAAAACAAAGAAACATGTAGAGTCCGTATAACGCCTAAAGCAGAAGTgggccaatcctaagatcatgcagCCACCCAtattgggtaaaagtatcccttgCCGTATCCTTCAATCGTGTACACACCTTcgtaaacaggtctcgattctccatccgttgtagagaggaccataaacgaagagtcccggtaTATCTGTAGATAACCTGGATCAAActttatcatttctacatagccaaatcGACCAAATAATGGCAAGCGCTCCCATCCTAAGAAAAGTTCTGAACCTTTGATCTATCCCATGTAACtagttgccaaatacattagcaacactacaagaaagatacaagccagaagctatccagatgactgaccatatagaacgagccaatttggATTGGAAGAATAAATATTTTATCGTCTCATCATGGTGACAAAAAACACATTGTGggcttccatgccaattcctcttaataaggttatctttagtaagaatgactccgcgacgaagataccatgcaaagattttattcttaagaggtatcttcatcttccagatcttcttgttATTATCAACTAGCACCTCAGACTGGATTCACGCTCTATATATAGACTCCACTGGGAATTGTCCATTCTTATGTAGGTTCCATCGAAAtacatcagacccatgtgacaaTTGCACCGTGGAAAACCGATGGAGCAGGATGTACCACGATTGGAGTCTGGGTCCAATTAAATCTGTTCTGAACGTCACATTTGGTAGAAATGATTCCATTACCATGGCGATAGTATCGCCCTTATGAcgcacaatgttgtatagagccggatattgttcccgaagtgtggcatttcctagccaTTTGTCCTCCTAGAATCTAATTTTCGAGCCGTCCTTAATAGAGAAGGATCCATAGGAAAACAAATATTTCTTTGTAACCATTAGACCCGCCCAAAAGTGAGAATCCCCAGGCTTCCAGTATACTTGGGAGACCGCACTGGAACCAACATATTTCCTCCTCGGaagggtttgccatacaccatcttctgttagtaatttaaacaaccatttgcggaggagggccctattcttaacctcaaggtcatgaatgcccaacccgccttggtctttgggacggcaaaccacactccatttagccaattgatatttctttctctcgttatctccttgccaaaagaatcttgatcgaaAATAATTcaatctatgtaaaactcctttcggcaactggaagaagcaaatcatatatagtaccatgttacttagtactgaatttatgaggaccaatctTTCACCCAGAGACAACAAtttacctttccaactgctaagtCTTTTTTGCAGTCTCTCCTCGACGTGTTTCCATTCAACATTTGCgagtctccgataatgtatcggtatACCACTGATTGATTCtcacttatgattttttttctagacttgTAAAATGTATATCCACTTTGGTTCTACTTTGTATTGATGCATACCACTATCGTTATAGAACCCAATCACTTGAAAATGCTATGAAAATATCATTCGAAACAGAGCAGGGCATTTTGGTGACCGGGctccatttaaaaaaaatcaaaattcaaacttaccggtttcaaaaaaatctgaaaaaaatatgCAAGTATACAAGGATGAAACATATATATGTATAAAAATTCTGGGTGAAATACCTTGAAAGGCGACCtgtacaaaaaaaaacaaaattcctGGACTTTGAGGATGAACTATATCATGTGTTGAAAAGCCCTGAATTTTTTTTGCATAACCCTAATTTTAACGTATTttgccctgaaaatttacacatATGTACATTATGCCTCCATATATATCTGTATTTTTTcaggattttctgaaatttaacaaatatgaa
This window of the Triticum aestivum cultivar Chinese Spring chromosome 5D, IWGSC CS RefSeq v2.1, whole genome shotgun sequence genome carries:
- the LOC123119531 gene encoding RING-H2 finger protein ATL65 → MRAHRPPPPPGGSPAPAPSPSPYPSPMPSPTAAFQGGLISSPPSPSAVASPGSAPVPAPAPEPNAVLAYTGARRGGGGMSPPLIAMLAVVGAALLVVLYARLARRVVRAVRQRWRGWRRRRRLLMLPLGSPANDSFASFTTYDNFYHTFSPYGLDDAAIKSLPSAQFLKAEAARASAGARDCAVCLLEFADGDELRALPLCAHAFHADCIDVWLRAHASCPLCRAAVALPPPVSSPLRSARRVRPSLDDLLFFHPVPPPPQNDAGALPEITPASPDQLNPRDFLLKRSYSFGFERNIATEAASTASPSWRYRLGGGGGEGASGRGRSFWSKRWPSPFGGVGGSAAAAARVFSFRSAAGKSSPFARRRAGAAPAGGGFFMSLSSEPPSIAAARRSNRASSRLRCGDPEALLSPDRLSR